The following coding sequences lie in one Vibrio sp. ED004 genomic window:
- a CDS encoding IclR family transcriptional regulator yields the protein MQTETPQVQGDTPTLRLFALLEVIAQKDEFISLQGLVEETGLPKPTLHRMLQQLESAGIIQRDGDEKHYSSGIRLRKLAENLLFNSTMHSARRTILENLRAEVGESCNLTALSSGEIIYLDRAETEAPLRFHLHPGSRVPVHCSATGKLFLAHMSKSQRRRLIENVPLTQYTVNTITDYSTLEKDIEEAKIQGFAIDDEEFLPGLVCIAVLIPSPTGQSNLGLAIQAPVIRVKPDEAIKFLPALQKAAKALAKIEADNWSQQ from the coding sequence ATGCAAACAGAAACACCACAAGTTCAAGGAGATACGCCCACTCTCCGACTTTTTGCACTATTAGAGGTGATAGCGCAAAAAGACGAGTTTATTTCCCTTCAAGGGCTCGTCGAAGAAACAGGACTACCGAAACCCACTCTGCACCGTATGCTGCAACAATTAGAATCCGCAGGCATCATTCAAAGAGACGGTGATGAAAAACATTACAGCTCTGGCATTCGACTCAGAAAGCTGGCTGAAAACCTACTGTTCAACAGCACCATGCACAGCGCAAGACGCACGATTCTTGAAAACCTTCGAGCAGAAGTCGGCGAGAGCTGCAACCTAACCGCACTATCGAGCGGTGAGATCATCTATCTCGATCGTGCAGAAACTGAAGCTCCCCTTCGCTTTCACCTTCACCCCGGCTCTCGCGTTCCCGTGCACTGCTCGGCTACTGGCAAACTGTTTTTAGCTCATATGTCTAAGTCGCAGCGCAGACGATTAATTGAAAATGTGCCGCTAACTCAATACACCGTAAACACGATTACCGACTATTCGACTCTAGAGAAAGACATTGAAGAAGCGAAAATCCAAGGTTTTGCTATTGATGATGAAGAGTTTTTACCAGGCTTAGTCTGTATCGCTGTGCTGATCCCCTCACCAACAGGTCAATCAAACCTAGGTTTAGCGATACAAGCACCTGTGATTCGAGTGAAACCGGACGAAGCAATAAAATTCTTGCCCGCACTTCAAAAAGCAGCAAAAGCGCTGGCGAAGATCGAAGCTGATAATTGGAGTCAGCAGTAA
- the pta gene encoding phosphate acetyltransferase: protein MKAIGLIIDKAHLDRKRVVLSEAEDPRVLKAARLAIDKQLAYITLVGDEKAIIEAAQLHHINLAGIHIVSPQTSALKAVLAERLYELRKAKGMTYEDALEKVKDPLIFANLMVREGLVDGTVNGAVYTTSDVVRAALQIIGPAPDSELVSSFFLMMLCEPFHNLKGGMIFSDCGLVINPNETELASIAVAASNSAQTLLMEEPKVAMLSFSTNGSAKHESVDKVRNAAQLVKQRCPGIAVDQDVQLDAAIVTEIAAKKLPDSEVKGESNVLIFPNLEAGNIGYKLAERLGGAVAIGPLLQGLNQPANDLSRGCSAEDIFNVIAVTAVQAQQSKTANPTTDIEAGAQKAPEDQNAKEEQEAKEREESKFEFRY from the coding sequence ATGAAAGCAATTGGACTGATTATTGATAAGGCGCACTTAGATCGTAAGCGTGTGGTTTTGAGCGAAGCGGAAGATCCTCGTGTACTCAAGGCTGCACGATTAGCGATAGATAAACAGCTCGCTTATATCACGCTGGTGGGCGATGAAAAGGCGATTATCGAAGCCGCTCAGTTGCATCATATTAACCTTGCGGGCATTCATATTGTTTCACCACAAACATCAGCACTGAAAGCTGTGTTGGCTGAACGACTGTATGAGTTAAGAAAAGCCAAAGGCATGACTTATGAAGATGCATTGGAGAAGGTCAAAGACCCACTGATTTTTGCCAACTTGATGGTAAGAGAAGGGCTGGTCGACGGCACGGTCAATGGCGCGGTTTATACCACGTCAGATGTGGTGCGAGCTGCGCTGCAGATCATCGGGCCAGCGCCAGACAGTGAATTAGTATCGAGCTTCTTTTTAATGATGTTGTGCGAGCCTTTCCATAACCTTAAAGGAGGCATGATTTTCAGTGATTGTGGCTTGGTGATTAACCCCAATGAAACCGAGCTTGCATCAATTGCAGTGGCGGCATCAAACAGTGCACAAACGCTGTTGATGGAAGAACCGAAAGTGGCAATGTTGTCGTTTTCGACCAATGGCAGTGCCAAACACGAATCAGTCGATAAGGTGCGTAATGCCGCCCAGTTAGTGAAGCAACGTTGCCCCGGAATTGCGGTTGATCAGGATGTTCAACTCGACGCGGCGATTGTCACTGAAATAGCAGCGAAAAAATTGCCCGATTCCGAGGTGAAGGGCGAGTCTAACGTGTTGATATTTCCTAACTTAGAAGCTGGCAATATCGGTTACAAGCTTGCTGAAAGGCTAGGTGGTGCGGTCGCGATTGGTCCGTTGTTGCAAGGGCTGAATCAACCCGCCAATGATTTATCCAGAGGGTGCAGTGCCGAAGATATCTTTAATGTAATCGCGGTGACTGCCGTGCAAGCACAGCAAAGTAAAACGGCAAATCCAACGACGGATATTGAAGCTGGTGCTCAAAAAGCTCCAGAAGATCAAAACGCAAAAGAAGAGCAAGAAGCTAAAGAGAGAGAAGAATCAAAATTTGAGTTTAGGTACTAA